In Rhodospirillales bacterium, a single window of DNA contains:
- a CDS encoding porin, which produces MKKTLLGTTALVSAGLVAQNAQAADPIELSIGGFQTWGFYTTDVDDSAKTDPGFGTDNHDLFYSGELLFSGKTVLDNGLEVGLRFELEGETSGDQLDETYVYVEGAFGTLRIGNDDDVAAQLGTAAPYLSYIFGANSPTVFANGISNFMSRSVEGAVAANPGFTAPAGGLTIDKVTTNAANGAMRELTVTVPEDTVVVPATPAKAGATPGGALKSRFAAGATSTLSTFAAYGGDRGRIMYFTPVFNGFQFGVSYSPNAGETGNGGTYELPEDTDTASVSVAGNYNGQLGDVGVTFSAGYVNIDADNGNDTVMWNTGLSLSMDNWSIGGSYQDVSDQGNVEGTDSQTFDVGVSYTSDGPWAVGIYWLNAEVDYAKGNLHADRGVTDEFDIYRLQGRYTLGPGINLHGAVGLDTIDDGVINTDYDSTFVGGALAVSF; this is translated from the coding sequence ATGAAAAAGACACTTCTCGGCACCACGGCCCTTGTCTCCGCCGGCCTGGTCGCGCAGAACGCGCAGGCGGCCGATCCCATCGAACTCAGCATCGGCGGTTTCCAGACTTGGGGTTTCTACACGACCGATGTCGACGATTCCGCTAAGACCGACCCCGGCTTCGGCACGGACAACCACGATCTGTTCTACAGCGGTGAGCTCCTGTTCAGTGGCAAGACCGTCCTCGACAATGGCCTCGAGGTCGGCCTCCGCTTCGAGCTCGAGGGCGAAACCTCCGGCGACCAGCTCGACGAGACCTACGTCTATGTCGAGGGTGCCTTCGGCACGCTGCGGATCGGCAACGACGATGACGTTGCCGCCCAGCTGGGCACGGCCGCACCCTATCTGAGCTATATCTTCGGTGCCAACTCGCCGACGGTGTTCGCCAACGGTATCAGCAACTTCATGAGCCGTAGCGTCGAAGGTGCGGTAGCAGCCAATCCGGGGTTCACAGCCCCGGCTGGTGGCCTCACTATCGACAAGGTTACGACCAATGCTGCTAATGGGGCGATGAGGGAACTGACTGTCACCGTTCCCGAAGATACCGTCGTCGTTCCCGCCACTCCCGCAAAAGCTGGCGCGACTCCTGGCGGTGCACTGAAAAGTCGTTTCGCCGCCGGTGCGACATCGACCCTCTCGACCTTTGCGGCCTACGGCGGTGACCGGGGCAGGATCATGTACTTCACGCCGGTCTTCAACGGCTTCCAGTTCGGTGTCTCGTATTCGCCCAATGCCGGTGAGACCGGGAACGGCGGTACCTACGAACTGCCCGAGGACACCGATACCGCCTCCGTGTCGGTCGCTGGCAATTACAACGGCCAGCTCGGCGATGTCGGCGTGACGTTTTCGGCTGGCTACGTGAATATCGATGCCGACAACGGTAACGACACGGTCATGTGGAACACGGGCCTGTCGCTGTCGATGGACAACTGGAGCATCGGCGGGTCCTACCAGGACGTGTCGGACCAGGGTAACGTTGAGGGGACCGACAGCCAGACCTTCGATGTCGGTGTCAGCTACACCTCCGACGGACCCTGGGCGGTCGGCATCTACTGGCTGAACGCGGAAGTCGATTACGCTAAGGGCAACCTGCATGCCGACCGCGGCGTGACCGACGAGTTCGACATCTATCGCCTGCAGGGTCGATACACTCTCGGCCCGGGCATCAACCTGCATGGCGCGGTTGGCCTGGACACCATCGACGACGGCGTGATCAACACCGACTACGACTCGACATTCGTCGGTGGCGCTCTCGCGGTCAGCTTCTGA
- a CDS encoding DUF3576 domain-containing protein: MRTAGGRRILTVLTVAVALAACDNISYDGVEDTIRTPEGRSEPDIDDPNRQTVFGPGGISNLFDRGRAEDGGGGLGVNAFLWRASLDTLAFLPPLSADPLGGIVIYDWYTPPETAGERFKVTVYILDTRLRADGVRVQVNRQLRSADGVWYETAVVEETARALEDAILTRARQMRIAYLGQ; encoded by the coding sequence CTGCGCACGGCGGGCGGTCGTCGCATCCTGACCGTTCTGACCGTGGCGGTGGCGCTCGCCGCCTGCGACAACATCAGCTATGACGGTGTCGAGGACACCATCCGCACGCCCGAGGGCCGGTCCGAGCCCGATATCGACGACCCGAACCGGCAGACGGTCTTCGGCCCGGGCGGCATCAGCAACCTGTTCGACAGAGGCCGGGCGGAGGATGGCGGCGGCGGCCTGGGCGTCAACGCGTTTCTGTGGCGCGCCTCGCTCGATACCCTGGCCTTCCTGCCGCCCCTTTCTGCCGACCCGCTGGGCGGGATCGTGATTTACGACTGGTACACGCCGCCGGAGACAGCGGGCGAGCGGTTCAAGGTCACGGTCTACATTCTCGATACGCGCCTGAGGGCCGATGGCGTGAGGGTCCAGGTCAACCGGCAGCTTCGCAGTGCCGACGGCGTGTGGTACGAAACGGCCGTGGTCGAGGAGACCGCAAGAGCGCTTGAGGATGCTATACTCACACGGGCCCGGCAGATGCGCATCGCGTATCTGGGTCAGTAG
- a CDS encoding leucine--tRNA ligase, with amino-acid sequence MARERYNFREAEARWRRIWEERGTFRASDDRSKPKAYVLEMFPYPSGRIHMGHVRNYAMGDLVARYKRARGFNVLHPMGWDAFGLPAENAAMAEGVHPGDWTRGNIATMRRQLQSMGLSLDWSREIASCHPGYYRHQQRLFLDFMQAGLVDRREAWVNWDPVDRTVLANEQVIDGKGWRSGAPVEKRQLKQWVFRITAFADELADALAGLNRWPDKVRLMQTNWIGRSEGLRMRFALRDRDERLEVFTTRHDTIFGASFMALSPEHPLSAALAANDPGLAAFVAACSRMGTSEEVIERAEKKGYDTGLKAIHPFDGRELPVFVANFVLMEYGSGAIFGCPAHDQRDLDFARRYGLRVIPVVVPRGEDPGAFHVGTEAYKGDGLLANSDFLDGMTVDAAREEVASRLEAEGHGDRTVNFRLRDWGVSRQRYWGCPIPVVHCPDCGIVPVPECDLPVRLPDDVSFDRPGNPLDRHPTWKHVACPVCGTAAQRDTDTLDTFVDSSWYFLRFCSPRDDAPMDREAVAYWMPVDQYIGGIEHAVLHLLYARFFTRALRQCGYLDMDEPFDGLFTQGMVIHETYGIRNGEVRDYYRPDEVVRGEDGSVTLIDGGAGVTVGRPEKMSKSRKNVVDPERIIEDFGADTARWFMLSDSPPERDLEWTDAGIAGAHRFVQRIARLVRDATDGLPGPGTAAPAAFSGRAKALRQAVHRAIDGVTGDIEAFHFNRSVARIHELANAVGAFSPAGEADRWAQREALETLICLVGPMMPHLGEDMWQALGHGTLLADTAWPEADPSLVAEETVTIAVQVNGRLRARRDMPRDAANDSVEAAALGDDNVQRAIGDRTVRKVIVVPNKIINIVVG; translated from the coding sequence ATGGCACGCGAACGCTACAATTTCCGTGAGGCCGAGGCGCGCTGGCGCAGGATCTGGGAGGAGCGCGGCACCTTCCGCGCGTCGGATGACCGCAGCAAACCCAAGGCCTATGTGCTGGAGATGTTTCCCTATCCCAGCGGGCGTATTCACATGGGCCATGTGCGCAACTACGCCATGGGCGACCTCGTGGCACGCTACAAGCGCGCCCGCGGCTTCAACGTGCTGCATCCCATGGGCTGGGACGCCTTCGGCCTGCCGGCCGAGAACGCCGCCATGGCCGAGGGCGTGCATCCGGGCGACTGGACCCGCGGGAACATCGCCACGATGCGCCGCCAGCTTCAGTCCATGGGCCTGTCGCTCGACTGGTCGCGCGAGATCGCCTCGTGCCATCCCGGGTATTATCGCCATCAGCAGAGGCTCTTTCTCGACTTCATGCAGGCCGGCCTGGTCGACCGGCGCGAGGCCTGGGTCAACTGGGATCCGGTCGACCGGACCGTCCTGGCGAACGAGCAGGTGATCGACGGCAAGGGTTGGCGCTCGGGCGCACCGGTTGAAAAACGTCAGCTGAAGCAATGGGTTTTCAGGATCACCGCGTTCGCCGACGAGCTTGCCGATGCGCTCGCCGGGCTGAACCGCTGGCCCGACAAGGTGCGCCTGATGCAGACCAACTGGATCGGGCGATCCGAGGGCCTGCGCATGCGCTTTGCGCTCAGGGACCGCGACGAACGGCTTGAGGTCTTCACGACCCGGCACGACACCATCTTCGGCGCGAGCTTCATGGCGCTCTCGCCGGAGCACCCGCTCAGCGCCGCGCTGGCGGCGAACGATCCGGGTCTCGCCGCGTTCGTCGCCGCGTGCAGCCGCATGGGCACCAGCGAGGAGGTCATCGAACGCGCCGAAAAGAAGGGCTACGACACCGGGCTCAAGGCGATCCATCCGTTCGACGGCCGTGAACTGCCCGTCTTTGTCGCCAACTTCGTGCTCATGGAATACGGCTCCGGCGCGATCTTCGGCTGCCCGGCGCACGACCAGCGCGATCTCGACTTCGCCAGGCGATACGGGCTCAGGGTCATACCCGTCGTCGTGCCACGGGGCGAAGACCCCGGGGCCTTCCATGTCGGCACCGAGGCCTACAAGGGCGACGGTCTGCTGGCGAATTCCGACTTTCTCGACGGCATGACGGTCGACGCCGCCAGGGAGGAGGTGGCGTCACGCCTTGAGGCGGAGGGCCATGGCGACCGCACGGTCAATTTTCGTCTGCGCGACTGGGGCGTCTCGCGTCAGCGCTACTGGGGTTGCCCGATCCCGGTCGTGCACTGTCCGGACTGCGGCATCGTACCGGTGCCCGAATGCGACCTGCCGGTTCGGCTGCCCGACGATGTCAGCTTCGACAGGCCCGGCAATCCCCTCGATCGCCACCCGACCTGGAAGCACGTCGCGTGTCCGGTCTGCGGCACCGCCGCGCAGCGCGACACCGATACGCTCGACACCTTTGTCGATTCCAGCTGGTACTTCCTGCGCTTCTGCTCGCCGCGTGACGACGCGCCGATGGACCGGGAGGCGGTGGCCTACTGGATGCCGGTCGATCAGTACATCGGCGGCATCGAACATGCGGTTCTGCATCTGCTCTACGCGCGTTTTTTCACCCGCGCCCTGCGACAATGCGGCTATCTCGACATGGACGAGCCCTTCGACGGTCTCTTCACCCAGGGCATGGTGATCCACGAGACCTACGGCATCCGCAACGGCGAGGTTCGGGACTACTACCGGCCCGACGAGGTGGTGCGCGGCGAGGACGGCTCGGTGACGCTGATCGACGGCGGGGCCGGGGTGACGGTCGGCCGCCCGGAGAAGATGTCGAAATCCAGGAAGAACGTCGTCGATCCCGAGCGCATCATCGAGGACTTCGGCGCGGACACGGCACGCTGGTTCATGCTCTCGGATTCGCCGCCCGAGCGCGATCTCGAATGGACCGACGCAGGCATTGCCGGGGCGCATCGTTTTGTCCAGCGCATCGCGCGCCTGGTGCGGGATGCGACCGATGGGCTGCCCGGGCCGGGCACAGCCGCGCCGGCGGCGTTTTCCGGGCGCGCGAAGGCGCTGCGGCAGGCGGTGCATCGCGCGATCGATGGCGTCACCGGCGATATCGAGGCCTTCCACTTCAACCGGTCGGTGGCCCGGATCCACGAACTTGCCAACGCCGTCGGCGCGTTCTCGCCCGCGGGCGAGGCGGATCGGTGGGCCCAGCGCGAGGCGCTGGAAACGCTGATCTGCCTCGTCGGTCCGATGATGCCGCATCTCGGCGAGGACATGTGGCAGGCCCTGGGTCACGGGACCCTGCTGGCCGACACAGCCTGGCCCGAGGCCGATCCGTCACTCGTGGCCGAAGAGACCGTGACCATCGCCGTGCAGGTCAACGGCAGGCTGCGGGCGCGGCGCGACATGCCGCGCGACGCCGCCAACGACAGTGTCGAGGCGGCGGCCCTCGGCGATGACAATGTGCAGCGCGCAATCGGTGACAGGACGGTGCGCAAGGTGATCGTCGTGCCGAACAAGATCATCAACATCGTGGTCGGCTGA
- a CDS encoding DNA polymerase III subunit delta — protein MKIANRQADAFCRDPGPKVRVVLVHGADTGMVRERADALVAAAVEDPADPFAVAELAGDAAAADPALLIDEAGAIALTGGRRAVRVKGAGDRLADTIAALLARPTGDTLVVLEAGELQNRSRLRGLLERSPEGAAVACYRDEGRDIGSVVAQELAAHGVEAEREALALMVCYLGGDRRQTRNEAAKLALYVGEGGRASLADVEAVVADSSFLSHDRIAHAVGSGRMDDLERSLERALADRENPVTILGAVRRFMTQVQLYLALRDRGAGDEDAAKAARVFHFRARDALKTAGRCWSSDRAWRALGHLTEAEIRCKSTGIPAETICRRALHDLARAARAGAGRQSRSRSD, from the coding sequence ATGAAGATCGCCAACCGCCAGGCCGACGCCTTCTGCCGGGACCCCGGCCCGAAGGTTCGCGTGGTGCTGGTCCACGGTGCCGACACCGGCATGGTGCGGGAACGCGCGGACGCGCTTGTCGCCGCCGCAGTCGAGGACCCCGCCGATCCGTTCGCGGTGGCCGAACTGGCCGGGGATGCGGCGGCAGCCGATCCGGCGCTTCTGATCGACGAGGCCGGGGCGATTGCGCTGACCGGAGGGCGGCGCGCCGTGCGGGTGAAGGGTGCGGGCGACAGGCTGGCCGATACGATCGCCGCCCTGCTGGCCCGGCCGACCGGCGACACGCTGGTCGTGCTCGAGGCCGGCGAGCTTCAGAATCGTTCGAGGCTGCGCGGCCTGCTTGAGAGGTCGCCGGAGGGTGCGGCCGTCGCCTGCTATCGGGACGAGGGTCGCGATATCGGGAGCGTGGTCGCGCAGGAGTTGGCCGCGCACGGGGTCGAAGCCGAGCGCGAGGCGCTGGCGTTGATGGTTTGCTATCTCGGCGGAGATCGGCGGCAGACGCGGAACGAGGCCGCCAAGCTGGCGCTTTATGTCGGCGAGGGCGGCAGGGCCAGCCTCGCGGATGTCGAGGCGGTCGTCGCGGACAGCTCCTTCCTGTCCCATGATCGCATCGCACATGCCGTGGGGTCGGGCCGCATGGACGATCTCGAGCGCAGCCTCGAACGCGCGCTTGCCGACCGGGAGAACCCGGTCACGATTCTCGGTGCGGTGCGCCGTTTCATGACCCAGGTCCAGCTCTACCTTGCGCTCCGGGATCGCGGTGCCGGCGACGAGGACGCGGCGAAGGCCGCCAGGGTCTTCCACTTCCGGGCTAGGGATGCGCTCAAGACTGCCGGTCGGTGCTGGTCATCGGACCGCGCCTGGCGGGCGCTCGGTCATCTCACGGAAGCGGAAATCCGCTGCAAGTCGACAGGCATACCGGCGGAGACCATCTGTCGCCGCGCCCTCCACGATCTTGCCCGCGCGGCGCGCGCGGGCGCGGGCCGCCAGAGCCGATCCCGTTCGGATTGA
- a CDS encoding ParB/RepB/Spo0J family partition protein, translating into MSGTRGLGRGLSALIGEPTPTARTDAVATDGLRTLPIGHLRPGRFQPRTRFDERELDNLAASLTASGMMQPIVARPVPGEHNAYEIVAGERRWRAAQKARLHDVPVIVRKLSDREVLELGLIENLQRQDLGPLEEAAGYERLRKEFALTQMDIATMVGRSRAHVANMVRLLGLPPAVRRLLDLGRISAGHGRALLASPDPEALAGEIVTGGLSVRETESRAGACAPTKSRSGRTRQLSGPQSADIRDLEHRLAEATGLRVEVLPKGEKGKLVLNYANLKQLDEVIARLEAPPRPRPVRT; encoded by the coding sequence ATGAGCGGGACACGGGGACTGGGCCGTGGCCTCTCCGCGCTGATCGGCGAACCGACGCCGACCGCACGAACGGACGCCGTCGCCACCGACGGCCTGCGCACGCTGCCGATCGGTCACCTGCGGCCGGGACGCTTTCAGCCGCGGACCCGCTTCGACGAGCGCGAGCTCGACAATCTCGCCGCCAGCCTGACCGCAAGCGGCATGATGCAGCCCATCGTGGCGCGACCGGTTCCGGGCGAGCACAACGCCTATGAGATCGTGGCGGGCGAGCGCCGCTGGCGGGCGGCCCAGAAGGCGCGGCTCCATGACGTCCCGGTCATCGTGCGCAAGCTCAGCGACCGCGAGGTGCTGGAACTCGGCCTGATCGAGAACCTGCAGCGCCAGGACCTGGGTCCGCTTGAGGAGGCCGCCGGCTACGAACGCCTGCGCAAGGAGTTCGCGCTGACCCAGATGGACATCGCCACCATGGTCGGCAGGAGCCGGGCCCATGTCGCCAACATGGTGCGCCTGCTCGGCCTGCCCCCGGCGGTGCGCAGGTTGCTCGACCTCGGCAGGATTTCCGCCGGTCACGGTCGTGCGCTGCTGGCATCCCCGGACCCCGAGGCCCTTGCGGGCGAGATCGTCACCGGGGGCCTCTCCGTGCGTGAGACCGAATCGCGGGCCGGCGCTTGCGCACCAACGAAATCGCGCAGCGGGCGGACCCGGCAGCTGTCCGGGCCGCAAAGCGCCGACATCAGGGATCTGGAGCACCGTCTTGCCGAGGCCACCGGCCTCAGGGTCGAGGTCCTCCCGAAGGGCGAGAAGGGCAAGCTGGTTCTGAACTATGCCAACCTCAAGCAGCTTGATGAGGTCATCGCGCGGCTTGAGGCCCCGCCGCGACCGAGGCCGGTGCGGACCTGA
- a CDS encoding ParA family protein: protein MGTTERLAREYGYDSTCRIVAVANQKGGVGKTTTAINLATALTAVGRRVLIVDADSQGNASTGLGIAPSDRHRTTYDLLTDGPVTPMTTAVPNLEIVPATVDLSGAEIELVNAPDRQDRMKNALADMARGYDLVLIDCPPALGLLTLNALVAADEVLVPLQCEFFALEGLSLLLNTVERVRAAYNPALRVSGIVLTMFDKRNRLSREVVADVRNVMGETVYDTVIPRNVRVSEAPSYGKPAMLHAFHSAGAQAYVHLAGELLRRERAQATLGRGAAR from the coding sequence ATGGGGACGACAGAGCGACTCGCCCGGGAATACGGGTATGACAGCACATGTCGGATCGTCGCGGTGGCGAATCAGAAAGGCGGCGTCGGCAAGACCACGACGGCGATCAATCTTGCCACGGCGCTGACCGCGGTCGGTCGTCGCGTGCTGATCGTCGATGCCGATTCGCAGGGCAACGCGAGCACCGGACTCGGTATCGCACCGTCTGACAGGCATCGGACAACCTACGATCTTCTGACCGACGGACCGGTCACGCCGATGACGACGGCGGTCCCGAACCTGGAGATCGTTCCGGCCACGGTCGACCTCTCCGGTGCCGAGATCGAGCTGGTCAATGCGCCCGACCGGCAAGACCGGATGAAGAATGCGCTGGCCGACATGGCCCGGGGCTACGATCTCGTCCTGATCGATTGTCCGCCTGCGCTCGGCCTGCTGACGCTCAACGCGCTCGTCGCGGCCGATGAGGTTCTCGTGCCGCTGCAGTGCGAGTTCTTCGCCCTGGAGGGCCTCTCGCTGCTGCTCAACACGGTCGAGCGGGTGCGGGCGGCCTACAACCCCGCCCTCCGGGTCTCGGGCATCGTGCTCACGATGTTCGACAAGCGGAATCGACTGAGCCGTGAGGTCGTCGCAGATGTGCGCAACGTCATGGGCGAGACGGTCTATGACACGGTCATCCCGCGCAATGTTCGTGTCAGTGAAGCGCCGTCCTACGGCAAGCCTGCGATGTTGCATGCTTTTCATAGCGCGGGCGCTCAGGCTTATGTGCATCTTGCGGGTGAACTGCTACGCCGTGAGCGTGCGCAGGCAACCCTCGGGCGAGGCGCGGCGCGATGA
- the rsmG gene encoding 16S rRNA (guanine(527)-N(7))-methyltransferase RsmG has protein sequence MNADAVCARIGVSRETRERLEAYVATLLDWQTRINLVGRNTIGDIWHRHILDCAQIARFVPPSCRRLVDIGSGAGLPGVILAILGVRGVELIESDRKKAAFLHAAAGAAGVTPVIHTARAQALPAEAADVVTARAVAPLERLVPMVARFMAEGSLAILPKGAALDDELKAAAQLWHMWYSRQPSVTQPGSSLLLIDRLYYDGHR, from the coding sequence ATGAACGCGGACGCGGTCTGCGCCCGGATCGGTGTTTCACGTGAAACACGGGAACGTCTTGAGGCCTATGTCGCGACGCTGCTCGACTGGCAGACACGCATCAACCTTGTCGGGCGCAACACGATCGGGGACATCTGGCATCGCCACATCCTCGACTGTGCCCAGATTGCCCGCTTCGTGCCGCCGTCCTGCCGGCGGCTGGTCGACATCGGCTCCGGTGCGGGTCTGCCGGGTGTCATCCTGGCCATTCTGGGCGTCCGGGGTGTCGAGCTGATCGAGAGCGATCGGAAGAAGGCGGCGTTTCTCCATGCCGCGGCCGGTGCGGCGGGGGTGACACCGGTCATACACACCGCCCGGGCGCAGGCTCTGCCGGCCGAAGCGGCCGATGTGGTGACCGCCCGTGCCGTGGCTCCGCTTGAGCGCCTGGTTCCGATGGTCGCCCGCTTCATGGCCGAAGGGAGCCTTGCGATCCTGCCCAAGGGCGCTGCGCTGGACGACGAGCTCAAGGCCGCCGCACAGCTGTGGCACATGTGGTACAGCCGTCAGCCCAGTGTCACACAGCCAGGGAGTTCTCTTCTCTTGATCGACCGATTGTATTATGATGGGCACAGGTAA
- the mnmG gene encoding tRNA uridine-5-carboxymethylaminomethyl(34) synthesis enzyme MnmG, whose protein sequence is MEYDAMEYDVIVVGGGHAGTEAAAAAARCGAVTLLVTQKAATIGAMSCNPAIGGLGKGHLVREIDALDGVMARAIDRAGIQFRMLNASRGPAVRGPRAQADRLLYAAAVRDLLAEQTGLTILEGEADDVVLDGTDAVAGLRLTDGRRIPCRAAVVTTGTFLRGMVHMGQRTWPAGRIGDAPAVGLALTLERLGFALGRLKTGTPPRLDGRTIDRETCTVQPGDDPPVPFSWMTERIAVPQIPCHITRTTEASHAIIRANLARAPIFSGQLDGPGPRYCPSIEDKVVRFAEKPDHQIFLEPEGLETDTVYPNGLSTSLPCDVQAAVVASIPGLENAVIEQHGYAIAYDFVDPRELGHTLETRRVPGLFLAGQINGTTGYEEAGGQGLVAGINAARRAGGGDSVTFDRAEAYLGVMIDDLVTRGTAEPYRMFTSRAEYRLMLRADNADLRLTPRGLAIGCVGAGRRAMFVAREAEVARALARAAALSATPQNAAAAGLRVNSDGRRRSLIDLFACPGATRETLATLWPEIATWPGHALEQVEIAGRYAGYVGRMEADIATFRRDEALVLPSDLDLDAVGGLSNEMREKLAASRPATLGQAARIPGVTPAALQALIAHVRRRAA, encoded by the coding sequence ATGGAATACGATGCCATGGAATATGATGTGATCGTGGTCGGCGGCGGCCACGCCGGAACGGAGGCGGCTGCGGCTGCGGCCCGTTGCGGTGCCGTGACCCTGCTTGTCACCCAGAAGGCCGCGACGATCGGGGCCATGTCGTGCAATCCTGCCATCGGCGGGCTCGGCAAGGGCCATCTGGTGCGCGAGATCGATGCCCTGGATGGTGTCATGGCGCGCGCCATCGACCGGGCCGGCATCCAGTTCCGCATGCTCAATGCCAGCAGGGGCCCTGCGGTGCGCGGTCCCCGGGCCCAGGCCGATCGGCTGCTCTACGCTGCAGCGGTCCGGGACCTGCTTGCCGAACAGACCGGCCTGACGATCCTCGAGGGTGAGGCCGACGATGTCGTGCTCGACGGGACCGACGCCGTCGCGGGCCTTCGTCTGACCGACGGGCGGCGGATTCCGTGCCGTGCGGCGGTTGTGACGACCGGGACGTTCCTGCGCGGCATGGTCCACATGGGCCAGAGGACCTGGCCCGCCGGGCGCATCGGCGATGCACCGGCGGTGGGCCTCGCGTTGACGCTCGAACGGCTCGGGTTTGCCCTCGGCCGTCTCAAGACGGGAACCCCGCCGCGCCTTGATGGCCGGACCATCGACCGCGAGACCTGCACCGTGCAGCCCGGCGACGATCCGCCGGTCCCGTTTTCCTGGATGACCGAGCGCATCGCGGTGCCGCAGATCCCCTGCCACATTACCCGGACGACCGAGGCGAGCCACGCCATCATTCGCGCCAATCTCGCCCGCGCGCCGATCTTCTCCGGCCAGCTCGACGGCCCGGGCCCGCGCTACTGCCCGTCGATCGAGGACAAGGTCGTCCGCTTTGCCGAAAAGCCCGATCATCAGATCTTCCTTGAGCCCGAGGGTCTGGAGACCGACACGGTCTATCCCAACGGCCTCTCGACATCCTTGCCGTGCGACGTGCAGGCCGCCGTTGTGGCCTCGATCCCCGGCCTCGAGAACGCCGTGATCGAGCAGCACGGTTATGCCATCGCCTATGACTTTGTCGATCCGCGCGAACTCGGGCATACGCTGGAAACGCGCCGGGTGCCGGGGTTGTTCCTGGCCGGCCAGATCAACGGCACCACGGGTTACGAGGAGGCCGGAGGGCAGGGGCTTGTGGCGGGGATCAACGCGGCGCGCCGGGCCGGGGGCGGAGATTCCGTGACCTTCGACCGGGCCGAAGCCTATCTCGGCGTCATGATCGACGATCTCGTGACCCGCGGCACCGCGGAGCCCTATCGCATGTTCACGAGCCGCGCCGAATACCGTCTCATGTTGCGTGCCGACAACGCCGACCTGCGCCTGACCCCGCGCGGGCTCGCCATCGGATGTGTCGGCGCCGGTCGCCGGGCGATGTTTGTGGCCCGGGAGGCCGAGGTCGCCCGGGCCCTGGCGCGGGCCGCCGCGCTGTCGGCCACGCCGCAGAATGCGGCTGCCGCAGGCCTCAGGGTCAACAGCGACGGCCGCCGCCGCAGCCTGATCGATCTCTTCGCCTGTCCCGGTGCGACACGTGAGACCCTGGCGACGCTCTGGCCCGAGATTGCGACCTGGCCCGGCCACGCCCTCGAGCAGGTCGAGATTGCAGGGCGTTATGCCGGTTATGTCGGGCGCATGGAGGCCGACATTGCGACCTTCCGCCGTGACGAGGCGCTGGTGCTGCCGTCCGATCTCGATCTCGATGCGGTGGGCGGTCTCTCGAACGAGATGCGCGAGAAGCTCGCCGCGTCGCGGCCCGCCACCCTGGGCCAGGCGGCGCGCATTCCCGGCGTCACGCCGGCGGCACTCCAGGCGCTGATTGCCCACGTCCGGCGGCGGGCCGCATGA